One Gadus morhua chromosome 1, gadMor3.0, whole genome shotgun sequence DNA segment encodes these proteins:
- the LOC115551286 gene encoding deoxyribonuclease gamma isoform X2: MRWCCSFPRALLLVLLLGWWGRSSGFKICSFKLQSLNSTKAANKRVMYTLKRVVSRCDVCLLQGVNDPNGSVMKHLVTKLNSYDHQYQTVASRSLGANPNDMQEYVFLYRKEIVSVRDRHQYEGKGFARPPFMVRFKSSQTSVGDFVLVAVNTLPSRAVQEIDQLYDVFTDISKRWKTETVMFLGNFNAGCSHMTRPKKKEIRLFTKKGFYWLIGDHVDTTTTDTTDCAYDRFVVHGKSFLKQVEPGTASVFNYAKTYQIKKMEAMHISEHFPIELELKSSTHLPQATPLLILLSLSAFLLSGLAAL, translated from the exons ATGAGGTGGTGCTGTTCCTTTCCGCGTGCCCTGCTCCTCGTCCTGCTCCTCGGCTGGTGGGGTCGGAGTTCAGGGTTCAAGATCTGTTCCTTCAAACTGCAGAGCCTGAATAGCACCAAGGCAGCCAATAAGAGGGTCATGTATACACTGAAACGG gtggTGTCGCGGTGTGACGTCTGTCTGCTGCAGGGCGTGAATGATCCAAACGGTTCCGTCATGAAGCACCTTGTGACCAAGCTGAACAG TTACGACCACCAGTACCAGACGGTAGCCAGCCGGAGCCTTGGAGCCAATCCAAATGACATGCAGGAATACGTCTTCCTCTACAG GAAGGAAATCGTCAGTGTGCGCGACCGTCACCAGTACGAGGGGAAGGGCTTCGCCCGGCCTCCGTTTATGGTTCGGTTTAAGAGCAGCCAAACAA GCGTGGGGGACTTTGTGCTGGTGGCGGTGAACACCTTGCCGAGCCGGGCGGTGCAGGAGATTGATCAGCTCTACGACGTCTTCACGGACATCAGCAAGAGGTGGAAAACCGAG acgGTGATGTTCCTGGGGAACTTCAACGCTGGCTGCAGTCACATGACCCGGCCCAAGAAGAAAGAGATCCGCCTATTCACAAAGAAGGGTTTCTATTGGCTGATCGGTGACCACGTTGACACAACAACAACTGACACCACAGATTGTGCCTACGATAG gtttgTGGTGCATGGTAAGTCGTTCCTGAAGCAGGTGGAGCCGGGGACTGCTTCGGTCTTCAACTACGCTAAGACCTACCAGATCAAGAAGATGGAG GCCATGCACATAAGCGAACACTTCCCCATAGAGCTGGAGCTTAAAAGCTCCACCCACCTACCTCAGGCCACACCCCTCCTCATCCTGCTGAGCCTCTCTGCCTTCCTCTTGTCTGGCCTGGCTGCTCTGTGA
- the hm13 gene encoding minor histocompatibility antigen H13 isoform X1: MADVDQGSVPPPDASVPIPGLSPDAELNGTDVLNATAAKFVATPEGTALAYGSLLFMALLPIFFGALRSVTCSKSKNSSDMPETITGRDAARFPIIASCTLFGLYLFFKVFSQEYINLLLSMYFFVLGILALAHTLSPLMAKVFPASIPIKQYQLLFTQGSGEAKEEVVNYEFDTKDLVCLVIGGVVGVWYVLKKHWVANNLFGLAFALNGVELLHLNNVCTGCILLGGLFVYDVFWVFGTNVMVTVARSFEAPIKLVFPQDLLERGMDASNFAMLGLGDIVIPGIFIALLLRFDISLKKNSRTYFYASFLAYIFGLGLTIFIMHTFKHAQPALLYLVPACIGFPVLVALIKGEVTEMFRYEETPPEEEEEGSKDEAPETEKKDQ; this comes from the exons ATGGCTGACGTGGACCAGGGGTCTGTGCCGCCCCCCGATGCCTCTGTCCCGATACCGGGGCTCTCGCCCGACGCGGAGCTCAACGGGACCGACGTTCTGAATGCGACGGCGGCGAAGTTCGTGGCGACACCGGAGGGAACAGCGCTGGCGTACGGGAGCCTGCTGTTCATGGCCCTGCTGCCCATCTTCTTTGGGGCCCTGCGGTCCGTCACCTGCTCCAAGTCCAAG AACTCGTCTGACATGCCCGAGACCATCACCGGCAGAGACGCAGCGCGCTTCCCCATCATCGCCAGCTGCACGCTGTTCGGACTCTACCTGTTCTTCAAG GTGTTCAGTCAGGAGTACATCAACCTCCTTCTCTCCATGTACTTCTTCGTCCTGGGGATCCTGGCCCTGGCTCACACACTGAG ccccctgATGGCCAAGGTGTTCCCCGCCTCTATACCCATCAAGCAGTACCAGCTGCTCTTCACCCAGGGCTCTGGGGAGGCCAAGGAGG AGGTAGTGAACTATGAGTTTGACACCAAGGACCTGGTGTGTTTGGTGATTGGGGGCGTGGTCGGCGTCTGGTACGTGCTCAAAAAG CACTGGGTGGCCAACAACCTGTTTGGTTTGGCGTTCGCTCTGAACGGCGTGGAGCTCCTGCACCTGAATAACGTCTGCACCGGCTGCATCTTGCTGGGGGGGCTGTTTGTGTACGACGTCTTCTGg GTGTTTGGAACCAACGTCATGGTTACCGTTGCCAGGTCCTTTGAGGCGCCAATCAAAC TGGTATTCCCTCAGGACCtgctggagagagggatggatgccAGTAACTTCGCCATGTTGGGTCTTGGAGACATCGTCATCCCTGGCATCTTCATCGCTCTGCTGCTGCGCTTCGACATCAG tctgaaGAAGAACAGCAGGACGTATTTCTACGCTAGCTTCCTGGCCTACATCTTCGGCCTGGGACTGACCATCTTCATCATGCACACCTTCAAACACGCACAG ccTGCTCTGCTATACCTGGTGCCAGCCTGCATCGGTTTCCCTGTCCTCGTGGCGCTGATCAAAGGAGAGGTCACAGAGATGTTCAG gtacgaGGAGACccccccagaggaggaggaggagggctctaAAGACGAAGcaccagagacagagaagaaggaCCAATAG
- the hm13 gene encoding minor histocompatibility antigen H13 isoform X2 — translation MADVDQGSVPPPDASVPIPGLSPDAELNGTDVLNATAAKFVATPEGTALAYGSLLFMALLPIFFGALRSVTCSKSKNSSDMPETITGRDAARFPIIASCTLFGLYLFFKVFSQEYINLLLSMYFFVLGILALAHTLSPLMAKVFPASIPIKQYQLLFTQGSGEAKEEVVNYEFDTKDLVCLVIGGVVGVWYVLKKHWVANNLFGLAFALNGVELLHLNNVCTGCILLGGLFVYDVFWVFGTNVMVTVARSFEAPIKLVFPQDLLERGMDASNFAMLGLGDIVIPGIFIALLLRFDISLKKNSRTYFYASFLAYIFGLGLTIFIMHTFKHAQPALLYLVPACIGFPVLVALIKGEVTEMFSFESPEEFIPSSPRLTSFPTVSGSPASLASSMDAVAMATSSSPRRRRLQPTSV, via the exons ATGGCTGACGTGGACCAGGGGTCTGTGCCGCCCCCCGATGCCTCTGTCCCGATACCGGGGCTCTCGCCCGACGCGGAGCTCAACGGGACCGACGTTCTGAATGCGACGGCGGCGAAGTTCGTGGCGACACCGGAGGGAACAGCGCTGGCGTACGGGAGCCTGCTGTTCATGGCCCTGCTGCCCATCTTCTTTGGGGCCCTGCGGTCCGTCACCTGCTCCAAGTCCAAG AACTCGTCTGACATGCCCGAGACCATCACCGGCAGAGACGCAGCGCGCTTCCCCATCATCGCCAGCTGCACGCTGTTCGGACTCTACCTGTTCTTCAAG GTGTTCAGTCAGGAGTACATCAACCTCCTTCTCTCCATGTACTTCTTCGTCCTGGGGATCCTGGCCCTGGCTCACACACTGAG ccccctgATGGCCAAGGTGTTCCCCGCCTCTATACCCATCAAGCAGTACCAGCTGCTCTTCACCCAGGGCTCTGGGGAGGCCAAGGAGG AGGTAGTGAACTATGAGTTTGACACCAAGGACCTGGTGTGTTTGGTGATTGGGGGCGTGGTCGGCGTCTGGTACGTGCTCAAAAAG CACTGGGTGGCCAACAACCTGTTTGGTTTGGCGTTCGCTCTGAACGGCGTGGAGCTCCTGCACCTGAATAACGTCTGCACCGGCTGCATCTTGCTGGGGGGGCTGTTTGTGTACGACGTCTTCTGg GTGTTTGGAACCAACGTCATGGTTACCGTTGCCAGGTCCTTTGAGGCGCCAATCAAAC TGGTATTCCCTCAGGACCtgctggagagagggatggatgccAGTAACTTCGCCATGTTGGGTCTTGGAGACATCGTCATCCCTGGCATCTTCATCGCTCTGCTGCTGCGCTTCGACATCAG tctgaaGAAGAACAGCAGGACGTATTTCTACGCTAGCTTCCTGGCCTACATCTTCGGCCTGGGACTGACCATCTTCATCATGCACACCTTCAAACACGCACAG ccTGCTCTGCTATACCTGGTGCCAGCCTGCATCGGTTTCCCTGTCCTCGTGGCGCTGATCAAAGGAGAGGTCACAGAGATGTTCAG cTTTGAGTCTCCAGAGGAATTCATCCCTAGCTCGCCTCGCCTCACTTCCTTTCCAACTGTCAGTGGTTCTCCCGCCAGCTTGGCTAGCTCCATGGATGCCGTCGCTATGGCGACAAGCTCCTCCCCCCGTCGCCGGCGGTTACAGCCCACCTCCGTGTAG
- the LOC115551286 gene encoding deoxyribonuclease gamma isoform X1, which produces MRWCCSFPRALLLVLLLGWWGRSSGFKICSFKLQSLNSTKAANKRVMYTLKRVVSRCDVCLLQGVNDPNGSVMKHLVTKLNRDNDSYDHQYQTVASRSLGANPNDMQEYVFLYRKEIVSVRDRHQYEGKGFARPPFMVRFKSSQTSVGDFVLVAVNTLPSRAVQEIDQLYDVFTDISKRWKTETVMFLGNFNAGCSHMTRPKKKEIRLFTKKGFYWLIGDHVDTTTTDTTDCAYDRFVVHGKSFLKQVEPGTASVFNYAKTYQIKKMEAMHISEHFPIELELKSSTHLPQATPLLILLSLSAFLLSGLAAL; this is translated from the exons ATGAGGTGGTGCTGTTCCTTTCCGCGTGCCCTGCTCCTCGTCCTGCTCCTCGGCTGGTGGGGTCGGAGTTCAGGGTTCAAGATCTGTTCCTTCAAACTGCAGAGCCTGAATAGCACCAAGGCAGCCAATAAGAGGGTCATGTATACACTGAAACGG gtggTGTCGCGGTGTGACGTCTGTCTGCTGCAGGGCGTGAATGATCCAAACGGTTCCGTCATGAAGCACCTTGTGACCAAGCTGAACAG GGACAATGACAG TTACGACCACCAGTACCAGACGGTAGCCAGCCGGAGCCTTGGAGCCAATCCAAATGACATGCAGGAATACGTCTTCCTCTACAG GAAGGAAATCGTCAGTGTGCGCGACCGTCACCAGTACGAGGGGAAGGGCTTCGCCCGGCCTCCGTTTATGGTTCGGTTTAAGAGCAGCCAAACAA GCGTGGGGGACTTTGTGCTGGTGGCGGTGAACACCTTGCCGAGCCGGGCGGTGCAGGAGATTGATCAGCTCTACGACGTCTTCACGGACATCAGCAAGAGGTGGAAAACCGAG acgGTGATGTTCCTGGGGAACTTCAACGCTGGCTGCAGTCACATGACCCGGCCCAAGAAGAAAGAGATCCGCCTATTCACAAAGAAGGGTTTCTATTGGCTGATCGGTGACCACGTTGACACAACAACAACTGACACCACAGATTGTGCCTACGATAG gtttgTGGTGCATGGTAAGTCGTTCCTGAAGCAGGTGGAGCCGGGGACTGCTTCGGTCTTCAACTACGCTAAGACCTACCAGATCAAGAAGATGGAG GCCATGCACATAAGCGAACACTTCCCCATAGAGCTGGAGCTTAAAAGCTCCACCCACCTACCTCAGGCCACACCCCTCCTCATCCTGCTGAGCCTCTCTGCCTTCCTCTTGTCTGGCCTGGCTGCTCTGTGA